In Flavobacterium sp. CBA20B-1, one DNA window encodes the following:
- a CDS encoding gliding motility-associated C-terminal domain-containing protein, with amino-acid sequence MTYFLLSYFSLLFTIAHAVPLTSENTAMDNTELKNESAINVFNMTLTPVDETCTGNGQIVIDIDNTEAGAVFEFQVFLLPNTSIPIQTTTGIVATGSTLTHTETSLGSGDYRIIATQVVGAENNQQTADVTITDSIEDIAFDTDVALICDGGEVTVNVTAGNPATYELRDTSNNVVVPAQTSNVLSAPYGEYNAVVVDVCGNATSIGVSVIDDFEQYTVLRSSSVGSFRSMIDCNTIDHVERLYYNGNTTVPNYRYPIDVVVTIENPTGGADTVINDTWTLNQNNRHYDVPFYYGETYNYTITFTDACGEVFTKVDEITAIPSSRVLALAADCGSKYIRFDNFYFYEAPIDVTFLSYPAGFDPADYNTNFAPGAYTGTIDPHNGPIAFGDASSPGVPLGTYQVELSTCGRTEIKTITVSNEPTQDIRIVRNWPGCADDEGSLWLYIKTIGGTAAQTDDITAINILSAPAAYTGPTDVSFGISPDGGFRINSLPAGNYTFEITGSCAPFTTSVTVLGKNLTSSVTPTFNCGGSFNVEATTSSYLGGEKAHLQKFYPASGQWGHPTTGTLYTEGDPLGNATGIEIFFSNTPVGFETVTGTVNNVAGGSGEYRVILQNVIIATASGSNPFCHEVIDTFNVSATGINLHNYYVANCVSGNTELIIDASGVAPLNYTITSFNGTPMVIDNGTDPIFSELAAGEYTVEVEDGCGNVAVFQFRTDVVKMPVIRPSNLCDGENGSLYVTGLSFLDIEWTKDGDPTVIGTGNTLNFAPFNEAADAGTYYATLSYNPNPNACISQTLSFEIQSPAPPPEAGTGQTVDIVQADAGITNLFDYVTGPYDNWGDWTDLSSTGALNNEVLDASMLTVGSYQFQYDVEGQCTDLDSTIVTINIISSGLSGVQDDVVDICPFIAQTNIANVMDNDNVSGTPVVPSDYTISEETPDTEGIISVNPDGSVDVAEDAQPGTTYTLEYRITENSNVNNFAIGMLTVTIIVDDIKPVIAAAPANETIACIDDLPAAMDLAWTDNCDAGGMVTSVDGSLVGGACGGTITRTWNVADASGNNAVEVTQVFTIKDTTVPVIAAGPANETIACIDDLPAAMDLAWTDNCDAGGMVTSVDGPLVGGACGGTITRTWNVADACGNTAVEVTQVFTINATPPTFDTTPPTNAIEVACAEDIPAAAIITATDNCGDATVYVDELRTDGACFGQFTIERRWVAIDACGNVVTSEPQIITVNDQEGPIFNEGEVLPVDITLSCEDTIPDAKALTATDCTIDIDNDEDVNFRLDGSLVLKIQEAMNGYDTNNGAPFGVVGTWLVNDYLYEGNPGVLTPLPEYDGITFTITTTSLATGTEPSRIRPNSFGNGVDLINARIEITFSDDVFFTANGANFLRAQAYVEASGDISMSVPYPNNGATHDHPNLISSVTGPYVLFNQSPFNPSNIEENAIRTPTPRTIWGGVGTQFTLDHTHPTGQHDFRIYEIQLFPQQDLVEFNEEIVEGDCPGNYEIVRTWTATDACNNITEHVQTITVQDTTAPTFDVAPPTPPLTISCSSDMPNDLVVTASDNCGEAEVFIRDIETPGSCPGNYVIERTYIAIDACGNTTESAPRTITVEDTTAPTFNETLPQDATLTCEDTIPAAVTLTGTESCVFNTDAAFLSNPLAKFINLGDAMAGYDTNNGSPFGVVFQDLPVLDYIDNPTDLDQTYFTGVTFSLETYVLDSSLPSSVTTTPNKGIRFENSGYRIKLSSPQFASTEGNVQMAAGEKVNFKSNNPNANLFFDSTYSTDYPHPDFYIKPTTTGYEIENRGTANINSIYQIFSGADITEFEIENIGQGNGSTFFLYLFNPLMEADFEENRIDGTCPEDYTLERIWTLTDSCGNTQSHTQNIFVTVEDFTLPSNESSTVACIADAVAPVLPEVTDSCGNILTPSAPVISTAPVCEGDLSYTYTYTDCQGNSHDWVYTYTIERADFKMPANGMSAVACPADAIAPVLPLVTDNCGNVLTPSAPVVTELPSPICEGVISYTYTYTDCEGNSHDWVYTYIVERKDFSVPANGSSTVACISEAVAPTSLPTVTDNCGNVLTPISSFIGGTYDGCSGTRTYNYQYQDCEGYNHIWTYEYTINAPVVTLPVNGSSTVSCASEALVVPVAPMVTDNCGRFLIGFLANVSATPSCAGTKVYTYTYVDCTGTPYTWEYTYTISNPVVTMPAAGSSTVACVAEAVAPTAPTVVDNCGRALTAVLTNTDADPACSGTKAYTYTYTDCTGTPYTWTYTYTISAPMVTMPANGLSTVACPSDVVAPTVPTVTNNCGNVLTPSAAVISQEPTCEGDITYTYTFTDCEGTTHDWTHTFTIEREDFSVPANTASTVACASAITAPTVPTVTDNCGNVLPPSGPVISQEPACEGDVTYTYTFTDCEGNTHPWTHTFTIEREDFILPANGSETVSCISAAVAPVLPTVTDNCGNVLTPVFSFEGGTYDGCEGTRTFNYEYKDCANHTQTWVYTYIIEAEDFTLPANGSSTVACASEIVAPTVPTVTDNCGNVLTASAPVVSALPSCEGDVTYTYTFTDCQGNSHNWVYTYTIEDTVAPTGTAPSDLVLECMSAIPAADAAAILDEADNCNGSVTVTVSDIDNGGSGCLGNAYIITRTYTLTDCAGNQTDLVQTITVEDSTGPEFVEVLPMDITLECSDSLPAVAELTAVDNCGAATVSFNEERTEGSCPNSYTLERTWTATDACGNTTTHTQVITVEDTTAPEFVGPMPNREVFMRCEDFEPAEILTAVDNCGTASVRSYDEKIEGDCEAKYDILRTWVATDACGNETSYTQTIHLSCPVEIFNAVTPNGDGMNDELILKGINCYPGNVVEVYNRWGVLVYETKDYNSQGNTFKGHSEGRVTVSKQSKLPSGTYYYVVKYTFDLGNGIQYPTEQAGYLHLENNE; translated from the coding sequence ATGACGTATTTTTTACTTTCTTATTTTTCTTTATTATTCACAATTGCCCATGCAGTACCGCTTACAAGTGAAAATACTGCAATGGATAATACAGAATTAAAGAACGAATCGGCCATCAATGTCTTTAACATGACATTAACGCCCGTAGACGAAACCTGTACTGGTAATGGACAGATTGTCATTGATATTGACAATACCGAAGCTGGTGCAGTATTTGAATTTCAGGTATTTCTGTTACCCAATACATCTATACCTATTCAAACCACAACCGGAATTGTAGCAACAGGTAGCACATTAACCCATACCGAAACCTCACTCGGAAGCGGTGATTATCGAATAATTGCCACACAGGTAGTAGGTGCAGAAAACAACCAACAAACTGCCGATGTAACCATTACAGATAGCATTGAAGACATTGCTTTTGATACCGATGTAGCGCTAATTTGTGATGGTGGTGAAGTTACCGTTAATGTAACTGCTGGTAACCCAGCTACGTATGAACTTCGCGATACTTCTAACAATGTAGTAGTACCAGCACAAACTTCAAACGTGCTTTCAGCACCATATGGTGAATACAATGCAGTAGTCGTTGATGTATGTGGTAATGCAACCTCTATCGGTGTAAGCGTTATAGATGATTTTGAACAATATACTGTGCTAAGATCAAGTAGTGTAGGTAGCTTTAGATCTATGATTGATTGTAACACCATAGACCATGTAGAACGATTATACTATAACGGCAATACAACAGTACCAAATTACAGATACCCAATAGATGTAGTCGTAACTATAGAAAACCCTACAGGTGGCGCTGATACCGTAATTAATGATACGTGGACTCTAAACCAAAACAACCGCCATTACGACGTACCTTTTTATTATGGCGAAACCTACAACTACACCATTACCTTTACCGATGCTTGTGGTGAGGTATTTACTAAAGTAGATGAAATTACAGCTATACCATCTTCTAGAGTTTTGGCTCTAGCAGCAGATTGTGGATCTAAGTATATACGCTTTGATAATTTCTATTTTTATGAAGCTCCGATAGATGTTACTTTTTTAAGTTATCCAGCAGGGTTTGACCCAGCAGATTATAACACTAACTTTGCCCCAGGAGCATATACGGGCACTATCGACCCTCATAATGGCCCTATAGCCTTTGGTGACGCTTCTTCTCCTGGAGTCCCTTTAGGTACCTACCAGGTAGAACTATCTACTTGTGGTAGAACAGAAATAAAAACCATTACCGTTAGTAACGAACCAACACAAGACATTCGAATTGTAAGAAACTGGCCTGGTTGCGCCGATGATGAAGGCTCACTTTGGTTATATATAAAAACAATAGGAGGTACAGCTGCGCAAACAGACGATATTACTGCTATCAACATACTTAGTGCACCCGCAGCTTATACTGGGCCTACAGATGTGTCGTTTGGCATCTCTCCTGATGGCGGATTTAGAATAAACTCTTTACCAGCTGGTAATTACACCTTTGAGATTACAGGTAGCTGCGCACCTTTTACTACAAGCGTAACGGTTTTAGGCAAAAACTTAACATCCTCAGTAACTCCCACCTTTAATTGTGGTGGCAGCTTTAACGTAGAAGCTACTACATCTTCGTATTTAGGAGGGGAAAAAGCACATTTGCAAAAATTCTACCCAGCCTCTGGACAATGGGGACACCCTACAACTGGCACATTATATACTGAAGGAGACCCATTAGGGAACGCAACAGGTATAGAGATCTTCTTTAGCAACACTCCTGTTGGCTTTGAAACAGTAACAGGTACCGTTAATAATGTTGCAGGAGGTAGCGGCGAATACAGAGTTATTTTACAAAACGTAATTATAGCGACTGCAAGTGGTAGCAACCCATTTTGTCACGAAGTTATAGACACTTTTAATGTATCTGCAACAGGAATTAACCTACACAATTATTATGTAGCCAACTGCGTAAGCGGCAATACAGAGTTAATTATTGACGCAAGCGGGGTTGCTCCTCTTAATTATACCATTACATCGTTTAATGGCACACCTATGGTTATTGATAACGGCACAGACCCTATTTTTTCTGAATTAGCTGCAGGAGAATACACCGTAGAAGTAGAAGACGGTTGTGGCAACGTTGCAGTTTTCCAATTCAGAACAGACGTAGTAAAAATGCCTGTAATCAGACCAAGCAATTTATGTGATGGCGAAAACGGATCTTTGTATGTTACAGGTTTGTCTTTTCTTGATATTGAATGGACCAAAGATGGCGACCCAACAGTTATCGGTACAGGTAACACCCTCAATTTTGCTCCTTTTAATGAAGCAGCAGATGCAGGAACTTACTATGCAACATTATCCTACAACCCTAATCCAAACGCATGTATTTCTCAAACATTAAGTTTTGAAATACAATCTCCTGCACCACCACCAGAAGCAGGTACAGGACAAACGGTTGATATTGTTCAAGCCGATGCAGGCATCACAAATCTGTTTGACTATGTAACAGGCCCTTACGATAATTGGGGAGATTGGACAGACTTGTCAAGCACAGGTGCCTTAAACAATGAAGTTTTAGATGCAAGCATGTTGACAGTTGGTTCATACCAATTCCAATATGACGTTGAAGGACAATGTACTGATTTAGACAGCACTATTGTCACCATTAACATTATTTCATCTGGCCTAAGCGGGGTACAAGACGATGTGGTAGATATTTGTCCGTTTATTGCGCAAACAAACATTGCCAATGTAATGGATAATGATAATGTGAGCGGCACACCAGTTGTACCATCAGATTATACCATTTCAGAAGAAACCCCTGACACAGAAGGCATAATTTCTGTAAACCCAGACGGTTCTGTAGATGTAGCAGAAGATGCTCAACCAGGCACTACTTATACATTAGAATACAGAATTACAGAAAATTCTAATGTAAACAACTTTGCTATTGGTATGTTAACTGTTACTATTATAGTAGATGATATTAAGCCAGTAATCGCAGCAGCACCAGCAAACGAAACCATAGCGTGTATTGACGACTTACCAGCCGCTATGGATTTAGCGTGGACAGACAACTGTGATGCAGGAGGCATGGTAACTAGCGTAGACGGATCTTTAGTAGGTGGCGCTTGTGGCGGAACCATCACCAGAACTTGGAATGTTGCAGATGCTAGCGGAAACAATGCCGTAGAAGTAACACAAGTATTCACTATTAAAGATACTACAGTACCAGTAATCGCAGCAGGACCAGCAAACGAAACTATAGCGTGTATTGATGATTTACCAGCGGCTATGGATTTAGCATGGACAGACAACTGTGATGCTGGCGGAATGGTAACTAGCGTAGACGGACCTTTAGTAGGTGGTGCTTGTGGTGGAACCATTACAAGAACTTGGAATGTTGCAGATGCCTGCGGAAACACTGCTGTTGAAGTAACACAAGTATTTACTATTAATGCAACGCCACCAACCTTTGACACTACACCACCAACTAATGCTATCGAGGTAGCTTGCGCAGAAGATATTCCAGCTGCAGCAATCATCACTGCTACAGATAACTGTGGCGATGCAACCGTTTATGTAGATGAATTACGTACTGATGGAGCTTGTTTTGGGCAGTTCACTATCGAGCGTCGTTGGGTAGCTATAGATGCTTGTGGCAACGTAGTAACTTCAGAACCACAAATCATCACAGTTAATGACCAAGAAGGCCCAATATTTAATGAAGGTGAAGTCTTACCAGTAGACATTACATTAAGCTGTGAAGACACAATCCCTGATGCAAAAGCGTTAACCGCAACAGACTGTACAATTGATATTGACAACGATGAAGATGTTAACTTCCGTTTAGACGGCAGTTTAGTACTTAAAATACAAGAAGCTATGAATGGGTACGACACCAATAACGGAGCCCCATTTGGAGTAGTAGGTACTTGGCTCGTAAATGACTACTTATACGAAGGAAACCCTGGAGTTCTAACTCCTCTCCCTGAATACGACGGAATTACCTTTACCATTACTACAACAAGCTTAGCTACAGGTACAGAACCTAGCAGAATTAGACCAAACAGTTTTGGTAACGGTGTTGATTTGATAAACGCAAGAATCGAAATTACTTTTTCTGACGATGTGTTTTTCACTGCTAATGGTGCCAATTTCTTAAGAGCTCAAGCATATGTCGAGGCTTCTGGTGATATATCTATGTCGGTTCCATATCCAAATAATGGGGCTACTCATGATCATCCAAATTTGATCTCATCTGTAACAGGGCCTTACGTATTGTTCAACCAAAGCCCTTTTAACCCAAGTAATATAGAAGAAAATGCGATACGAACTCCTACACCTAGAACTATTTGGGGCGGTGTTGGCACACAGTTCACTTTAGATCATACGCATCCAACAGGGCAGCATGACTTTAGAATATATGAAATACAACTCTTCCCTCAACAAGATTTAGTAGAATTTAATGAAGAAATTGTTGAAGGAGACTGCCCAGGTAATTACGAAATCGTAAGAACATGGACTGCTACTGATGCTTGTAACAACATCACAGAGCACGTACAAACCATCACGGTACAAGATACTACGGCGCCAACATTTGACGTAGCTCCGCCAACACCACCACTTACCATAAGCTGTAGCAGCGATATGCCAAATGATTTGGTTGTTACTGCATCAGACAATTGTGGCGAAGCCGAAGTATTTATTCGTGATATAGAAACCCCAGGCAGTTGCCCAGGAAACTATGTAATTGAACGTACATACATAGCAATAGATGCTTGTGGCAATACAACAGAATCTGCACCAAGAACAATTACCGTTGAAGATACAACAGCACCAACGTTTAATGAAACCCTTCCTCAAGATGCCACACTAACATGTGAAGACACCATTCCGGCAGCAGTTACATTAACAGGTACAGAAAGTTGTGTATTTAACACAGATGCAGCATTTTTAAGTAATCCATTGGCTAAGTTTATCAACTTAGGAGACGCAATGGCAGGATACGATACCAACAACGGATCTCCATTCGGAGTTGTTTTCCAAGACCTTCCTGTGTTAGACTATATCGATAATCCAACAGATTTAGATCAAACCTATTTTACAGGTGTTACCTTTAGCTTAGAAACCTATGTATTAGATTCTTCTTTACCTAGTAGCGTAACAACTACTCCAAATAAAGGTATTAGGTTTGAAAATTCAGGATACAGAATAAAATTGTCAAGCCCGCAATTTGCATCAACTGAAGGAAACGTGCAAATGGCTGCAGGCGAAAAAGTGAACTTTAAGTCAAATAATCCAAATGCGAATCTATTTTTCGATAGCACCTATAGTACCGATTATCCACACCCTGATTTTTATATAAAACCAACAACAACCGGTTATGAAATCGAAAACAGAGGTACTGCCAATATCAACTCTATCTATCAAATATTCTCAGGAGCAGATATTACTGAGTTTGAAATAGAAAATATTGGTCAAGGTAACGGAAGTACTTTCTTCTTGTATCTATTTAATCCTTTAATGGAAGCAGATTTTGAAGAAAACAGAATTGACGGTACATGTCCTGAAGACTATACCTTAGAAAGAATATGGACATTAACTGATAGCTGTGGAAACACACAAAGCCATACACAAAACATTTTTGTAACTGTAGAAGATTTCACATTACCATCAAACGAATCGTCAACAGTAGCATGTATTGCTGATGCAGTAGCACCAGTATTACCAGAAGTTACAGACAGTTGTGGAAATATCTTAACACCAAGTGCGCCGGTAATTTCTACAGCGCCGGTTTGTGAAGGAGATTTAAGCTACACCTACACTTATACCGATTGTCAAGGGAACAGCCATGATTGGGTGTACACCTACACCATTGAGCGTGCAGATTTCAAGATGCCAGCCAATGGAATGTCAGCGGTAGCATGTCCTGCAGACGCAATAGCACCTGTATTACCTTTAGTAACGGACAACTGTGGCAATGTATTAACACCGAGTGCTCCGGTAGTAACCGAGTTACCAAGCCCAATATGTGAAGGAGTAATCAGTTATACCTATACCTACACAGATTGTGAAGGCAACAGCCACGATTGGGTTTATACGTATATAGTAGAGCGTAAAGACTTTAGTGTACCAGCAAATGGCTCATCAACGGTAGCATGTATATCAGAAGCAGTAGCACCAACTAGTTTACCAACAGTTACCGATAACTGCGGAAATGTATTAACACCAATTAGCTCGTTTATAGGGGGCACTTATGACGGATGTTCAGGTACGCGTACCTACAACTACCAATACCAAGATTGTGAAGGCTATAATCATATCTGGACTTACGAATATACGATAAATGCACCGGTAGTGACCCTACCAGTAAATGGATCATCTACCGTATCATGTGCATCAGAAGCACTAGTAGTACCAGTAGCCCCAATGGTAACCGACAACTGTGGAAGATTCCTAATAGGATTTTTAGCCAATGTATCGGCAACACCATCATGTGCAGGCACCAAAGTATATACCTATACCTATGTAGATTGTACCGGAACGCCATACACTTGGGAATACACCTATACAATTAGTAATCCGGTAGTTACCATGCCTGCTGCGGGATCGTCAACAGTAGCTTGTGTTGCTGAAGCGGTAGCCCCAACTGCACCAACAGTAGTTGACAACTGTGGCCGAGCACTAACAGCAGTATTAACAAATACAGATGCAGACCCTGCATGTTCAGGCACAAAAGCATACACCTATACCTATACAGATTGTACAGGAACACCATACACATGGACATATACTTATACAATAAGTGCACCAATGGTTACTATGCCAGCCAACGGATTATCAACGGTAGCATGTCCGTCCGATGTAGTAGCACCAACTGTACCAACGGTAACAAACAACTGTGGAAACGTTTTAACACCAAGCGCAGCTGTAATTTCACAAGAACCAACGTGTGAAGGAGATATAACTTATACCTACACGTTTACAGATTGTGAAGGAACTACGCACGATTGGACACACACGTTCACCATTGAAAGAGAAGATTTCTCCGTACCAGCTAATACTGCATCAACAGTAGCATGTGCATCTGCTATTACGGCACCAACAGTGCCAACGGTAACAGACAATTGCGGAAACGTATTACCACCAAGTGGTCCTGTAATTTCACAAGAACCAGCGTGTGAAGGAGATGTAACTTATACGTACACGTTTACAGATTGTGAAGGAAATACGCACCCTTGGACGCATACCTTCACCATTGAAAGAGAAGATTTCATCTTACCTGCCAATGGTTCAGAAACGGTATCATGTATAAGCGCAGCAGTGGCACCGGTATTACCAACGGTAACCGATAACTGTGGCAATGTATTAACACCTGTTTTCAGTTTCGAAGGAGGAACCTACGACGGATGTGAAGGCACAAGAACCTTTAATTATGAATATAAAGATTGTGCTAACCATACACAAACGTGGGTATATACCTATATCATTGAAGCAGAAGACTTCACTTTGCCAGCCAACGGATCATCAACGGTAGCATGTGCTTCAGAGATTGTAGCACCAACTGTACCAACGGTAACCGATAATTGCGGGAATGTATTAACGGCAAGTGCCCCGGTAGTTTCAGCTCTTCCAAGTTGTGAAGGCGATGTAACTTATACCTACACGTTTACCGATTGCCAAGGCAATAGCCACAATTGGGTGTACACCTACACCATTGAAGATACGGTTGCGCCAACAGGAACAGCACCATCCGATTTAGTATTAGAATGTATGAGTGCTATACCAGCGGCAGATGCAGCAGCTATCTTAGACGAAGCCGACAACTGCAACGGAAGTGTTACCGTAACGGTATCCGACATAGATAATGGAGGCAGTGGATGTTTAGGCAATGCTTATATCATCACCAGAACCTATACGTTAACAGATTGTGCAGGCAACCAAACCGATTTGGTACAAACCATCACGGTAGAAGACAGCACCGGTCCGGAATTTGTAGAAGTTTTACCAATGGATATCACCTTGGAATGCAGCGATTCGTTACCAGCGGTAGCAGAACTCACAGCCGTTGACAACTGTGGAGCAGCAACAGTAAGCTTTAACGAAGAGCGTACAGAAGGTTCATGCCCTAATAGTTATACATTAGAAAGAACATGGACAGCAACCGACGCGTGCGGCAACACCACTACACACACACAAGTGATAACAGTGGAAGACACCACCGCTCCTGAATTTGTAGGCCCTATGCCAAATAGAGAAGTATTCATGCGATGCGAAGACTTCGAACCGGCAGAAATCTTAACAGCCGTTGACAATTGTGGAACAGCAAGTGTTCGCTCATACGATGAGAAGATAGAAGGCGATTGTGAAGCGAAGTATGACATTTTAAGAACATGGGTTGCAACAGACGCATGTGGAAATGAGACCAGTTATACGCAAACAATTCATTTATCGTGTCCAGTAGAAATATTTAATGCAGTAACTCCAAACGGTGACGGCATGAATGATGAGTTAATTTTGAAAGGAATCAATTGTTACCCGGGCAACGTTGTAGAAGTATACAACCGTTGGGGTGTATTGGTTTACGAAACGAAGGATTACAATTCCCAAGGCAACACCTTTAAAGGACATTCCGAAGGAAGAGTCACAGTTAGTAAGCAATCAAAATTACCATCAGGAACATATTATTACGTAGTTAAGTACACGTTTGATTTAGGCAATGGAATCCAATATCCAACCGAACAAGCCGGCTACTTACATTTGGAGAATAACGAATAA
- a CDS encoding PorP/SprF family type IX secretion system membrane protein, translating to MNISKNINRLLLGVLLLGCAKAHSQQDPQYTNYMYNTININPAYAGSRGALSIFGLHRSQWVGLEGAPTTNSFSINTPIAESKVGLGVSFVNDRLGVTDENTLSVDFSYTLDLNNRGSKLSFGLKGSANMLNVAYSRLNKYNPNDPQILTDINNQFTPNIGAGVYWHNEQTYVGLSVPHFLETTRYDDNVQSTMQQKMHYYLMGGHVFELNPMLKFKPAFLLKAVEGAPLQADITGNFLINEKFTLGAAYRWDAAWSALAGFQVTDGLFIGYSYDSDIKALRNYNNGSHEIFMRFELFNKYRRVNSPRFF from the coding sequence ATGAATATTTCAAAAAACATAAACAGATTATTGTTGGGAGTATTATTGTTGGGATGTGCAAAAGCACATTCCCAACAAGACCCCCAGTACACGAACTACATGTACAACACCATCAACATCAACCCGGCTTATGCAGGTAGCAGAGGCGCGTTAAGCATCTTTGGCTTGCACCGCAGCCAATGGGTAGGATTAGAAGGCGCACCAACGACCAATTCGTTTTCCATAAACACCCCTATAGCCGAGAGTAAAGTAGGTTTGGGAGTAAGCTTTGTAAACGACAGGTTAGGAGTGACCGATGAAAACACGTTAAGTGTAGATTTCTCGTACACCTTAGATTTAAACAACCGCGGCAGCAAATTAAGCTTCGGTTTAAAAGGATCGGCCAATATGCTGAATGTAGCCTATTCCAGGCTGAACAAATACAACCCGAACGATCCGCAGATTCTTACAGACATCAACAACCAATTCACTCCAAACATAGGAGCAGGTGTTTATTGGCATAACGAGCAAACGTATGTAGGATTATCGGTACCCCATTTTTTAGAAACCACGCGCTACGACGACAACGTACAAAGCACGATGCAGCAAAAGATGCACTATTATTTAATGGGAGGTCACGTATTTGAGTTGAACCCAATGTTGAAATTCAAACCGGCATTTTTGTTAAAAGCAGTAGAAGGCGCACCATTACAAGCCGATATCACAGGGAACTTCTTAATCAACGAGAAGTTTACTTTAGGAGCCGCTTACCGCTGGGATGCCGCATGGAGTGCCTTGGCAGGCTTCCAAGTAACCGACGGATTATTCATAGGCTATAGCTACGACAGCGATATTAAAGCCTTGCGAAATTACAACAACGGCTCACACGAGATTTTTATGCGCTTTGAATTGTTTAACAAATACCGCCGCGTGAACTCGCCGCGTTTCTTCTAA